The Bradysia coprophila strain Holo2 unplaced genomic scaffold, BU_Bcop_v1 contig_70, whole genome shotgun sequence genome contains a region encoding:
- the LOC119083666 gene encoding UDP-glucosyltransferase 2-like has protein sequence MKIKSFNLVFWAVMAWVLGSHQSYSANILAFITDHSPSHCIIQKTLLKALVNRGHNVTLVSMCSTKPTIKTMPNFHELHLTEKNVFLKDFRSELSAKIKNSDPQGSTLSDAITSLKINAQSAHDALEDPVTRSLLNSGQKFDLFILGWTYNDFLLGIAAHFKCPSIVLHTVATTKTIRDLVASPTAIESNQASAIVHRQTEITFRKRLSFWWEHIVEFVMIELYDHFVLRPYYNQHFPVAQNYPSYSDVKRNVSLVFVGHHFSQGAIRPNVPNLIEIGGIQIKNQPDPLPPTIDEFLRNATDHGAILFSLGTNVNSTDFASEKLEAILQVFAGLQQSVIWKWEGDEIPRNKSNNVLMVKWMPQDDILAHPNIRLFVSHCGLGGVTEALFHGVPILGIPFIYDQHMNANKIAEEGWSIHLPYDNITVHSFSSAVNAMLSNRTYSMRVKELSKLYRDRPQTALDTAIYWTEYVLRHSGAPHMQTPQVQMNFFQRNSLDVVAFLVLLVVVGYNVIRFLLLRMSAAKLIVILGLFLYVDKVYQFIAVDIIVSAIRVNEAWCK, from the exons atgaaaatcaaatcgTTCAATCTGGTATTTTGGGCTGTGATGGCGTGGGTTTTGGGCAGCCATCAAAGTTATTCAGCAAATATTTTGGCATTTATTACGGACCACAGTCCATCCCATTGCATTATACAGAAGACGCTGTTGAAAGCTTTGGTGAATCGTGGTCACAAT GTCACGCTGGTTTCAATGTGTTCCACCAAACCGACCATCAAAACAATGCCAAATTTCCACGAGCTCCATTTGaccgaaaaaaatgttttcctgaAGGACTTCCGGAGCGAATTGtcagcaaaaattaaaaattccgaCCCGCAAGGCAGCACACTTTCCGATGCCATAACTTCGCTCAAAATAAATGCCCAATCTGCTCACGACGCATTAGAGGATCCAGTGACCCGGTCTTTGCTGAACAGCGGACAGAAATTCGATTTATTCATATTGGGATGGACATACAATGATTTCCTGCTCGGCATTGCAGCCCACTTTAAGTGTCCGTCCATTGTACTCCACACGGTGGCGACAACCAAAACTATTCGAGATTTGGTGGCTAGTCCGACGGCAATCGAAAGCAACCAAGCGTCGGCGATTGTTCATCGTCAAACGGAAATTACGTTTCGGAAAAGACTTTCGTTCTGGTGGGAGCACATCGTTGAATTTGTCATGATCGAACTGTACGACCATTTCGTTCTGCGACCGTATTACAATCAACATTTTCCTGTCGCACAAAACTACCCGTCTTACAGCGACGTGAAACGAAATGTGTCGCTAGTGTTCGTTGGACATCACTTTTCACAAGGCGCGATACGTCCGAATGTTCcgaatttgattgaaatcgGAGgcattcaaatcaaaaatcaacCCGACCCACTGCCCCCAACAATTGACGAATTTTTGCGGAACGCAACCGACCACGGTGCTATTCTATTCAGTTTGGGCACAAACGTTAACAGTACGGATTTTGCGTCGGAGAAACTGGAAGCCATCCTGCAGGTTTTCGCTGGACTGCAACAGAGCGTCATTTGGAAATGGGAAGGCGATGAAATACCGAGAAATAAATCCAACAATGTGCTGATGGTGAAATGGATGCCGCAAGACGACATACTGGCTCATCCCAATATTCGTCTGTTTGTTTCGCATTGTGGATTGGGCGGTGTCACAGAGGCACTGTTCCATGGCGTTCCAATTCTAGGAATTCCGTTCATCTATGACCAGCACATGAATGCTAACAAAATCGCTGAAGAGGGTTGGAGTATCCATTTACCGTACGACAACATTACCGTCCACTCATTCTCGTCGGCCGTAAATGCCATGCTCTCGAATCGAACGTATTCGATGAGAGTGAAAGAATTGTCAAAGCTGTACAGGGATCGGCCGCAAACAGCCCTAGACACAGCTATCTATTGGACGGAATACGTGCTGAGACACAGTGGGGCGCCACACATGCAAACGCCTCAAgttcaaatgaacttttttcaaCGGAACTCGTTAGACGTTGTAGCCTTTTTGGTGCTGTTGGTGGTCGTTGGTTACAATGTGATaaggtttttgttgttgcgaATGTCCGCCGCAAAGCTGATCGTAATTTTGGGCTTATTTCTGTACGTCGATAAGGTCTATCAGTTCATAGCTGTGGATATCATTGTAAGTGCCATACGCGTCAATGAAGCTtggtgtaaataa